The following coding sequences lie in one Ictalurus furcatus strain D&B chromosome 7, Billie_1.0, whole genome shotgun sequence genomic window:
- the c8a gene encoding complement component C8 alpha chain: MRQFWPTSGACVILSLLCVSQFDESAGFWWRNRTKVFSRRTRGADSPIPIDCKLKSWTPWTPCDACTEKTVHFQYVERHSQFGGTICVHSQWDEKLCPIQGECEPQDECGDLYACPETGRCISQNLRCNGDQDCGFGSDEDDCENTQSPETKCYGMLTIPGAHKATQGYNALSEVFVNPVLDPNYFGGKCEYIYNGEWREMTYDSFCEHLHYSDDEKYFRKPYNFLSYRLLAHSFSQGSTEEYSDAVSLLDARKTESSSNFGVTFGIMKVEVGVSGSHAEELLTNLTQYNSKDVQFVRLLSTVETAQFKMKSRDLMLHEDMLQSLMELPEQYDFGAYSRFISEYGTHYVTRGILGGVLDYVVVIDKAVMERQKLETRDVSNCLGFSLGFTHSFSNQASFKATAKHDSCKKTGGLERLRQEKDDLIKDTIGFVKGGITGPSAAQLVIRNAESYRSWGKSLKHNPAVIKFEVLPIYELVRFSTAAAQARTRIPLLKQAWEEYIQQFNPCRCAPCRNNGVPVLSRTSCSCLCREGYDGLACEKGTRKSGPIHGVWSCWSSWSSCVSATKTRRRECNNPAPQDNGFPCRGTSVQTKRC; the protein is encoded by the exons ATGAGACAGTTTTGGCCTACATCTGGAGCTTGTGTTATTTTGTCTCTGCTTTGTGTCAGCCAGTTTGATGAGTCCGCTGGTTTCTGGTGGAGGAACAG GACTAAGGTCTTTTCCAGAAGAACTCGAGGTGCTGATTCACCCATTCCCATAGACTGCAAGCTGAAGAGCTGGACGCCGTGGACGCCATGCGACGCCTGCACAGAGAAAACG GTGCATTTTCAGTACGTGGAGCGGCACTCGCAGTTCGGAGGCACGATCTGTGTGCACAGCCAGTGGGATGAGAAACTATGTCCGATTCAGGGCGAGTGCGAGCCTCAGGATGAGTGTGGAGACCTGTATGCGTGCCCTGAAACGG GCCGATGCATTAGTCAGAACCTTCGCTGCAACGGTGACCAGGATTGTGGGTTCGGCAGTGATGAAGACGACTGCGAGAACACACAAAGCCCTGAAACCAAGTGTTACGGCATGCTGACCATCCCGGGAGCACATAAAGCCACACAGGG CTACAATGCTCTGTCAGAAGTTTTCGTGAACCCCGTTCTGGACCCTAACTACTTCGGAGGTAAATGTGAGTACATCTACAATGGAGAGTGGAGGGAAATGACGTATGACTCCTTCTGCGAACACCTTCACTATAGTGATGATGAGAAATATTTCAGGAAGCCGTATAACTTCTTATCGTATCGTCTGCTG GCACATTCTTTCAGCCAGGGATCAACAGAAGAATACAGTGATGCTGTAAGCTTATTAGATGCTCGGAAAACAGAGAGTTCTTCCAACTTTGGTGTGACTTTCGGCATCATGAAAGTGGAAGTTGGAGTGTCTGGGAGTCATGCAGAGGAACTGTTGACAAACCTAACACAGTACAACAGTAAG GACGTGCAGTTTGTCCGGCTGCTCTCGACGGTGGAAACGGCGCAGTTTAAGATGAAGAGTCGGGATCTGATGCTGCACGAGGACATGCTGCAGTCGCTCATGGAGCTGCCTGAGCAATACGACTTTGGAGCTTACTCACGCTTCATCAGTGAATACGGCACTCATTATGTAACGCGAGGCATCTTGGGAGGCGTTCTGGATTACGTAGTGGTGATCGACAAAGCGGTCATGGAAAGACAGA AGCTGGAGACCCGGGATGTAAGCAACTGCCTTGGCTTTTCTCTGGGCTTCACACATTCCTTCAGTAACCAAGCAAGTTTTAAGGCCACAGCAAAACATGACTCTTGTAAGAAGACAGGAGGACTGGAGAGAC TGCGTCAGGAAAAAGATGACCTGATCAAGGACACGATTGGCTTCGTGAAAGGAGGCATCACAGGCCCCAGCGCCGCTCAGTTAGTCATCCGTAATGCAGAGAGTTACAGGTCCTGGGGCAAATCTCTCAAACACAACCCAGCTGTCATTAAGTTTGAG GTTCTTCCCATCTACGAGCTGGTGCGGTTCAGCACGGCAGCGGCTCAGGCACGCACCAGGATTCCCCTCCTGAAGCAGGCGTGGGAGGAGTACATTCAGCAGTTCAACCCGTGCCGCTGCGCCCCCTGCAGGAACAACGGCGTCCCCGTGCTCTCACGTACGTCCTGCAGCTGCCTCTGCAGGGAAGGATACGACGGCCTCGCCTGTGAGAAGGGCACACGCAAAT ctggtcCTATTCATGGAGTGTGGAGCTGCTGGAGTTCCTGGTCTTCTTGCGTGTCTGCAACAAAGACACGAAGAAGAGAGTGTAACAACCCCGCTCCTCAAGACAACGGCTTCCCGTGTCGAGGAACCTCGGTGCAGACGAAACGCTGCTGA